The genomic DNA TCGATCCGCAGAACGACGTGCTGAGCCCGGCCGGTCGCAACTGGGAGGTGCTGTCGGCCAGCATCACCGAGAACAACACGGTGGGCAACCTCGTTGCGCTGCTGGGTGCCGCCCGCGCCGGCGGCTACCCGCTGGTGGTCTCGCCGCACTACTTCTACCCGGTCGATCACGCGTGGGAGTTCAACGGTCCCCTGGAAACCGATGAACTGAACAGTGACACCTTTGCGCGCCAGGGTCCGCTGACGCTCGCCGGATTCGCCGGATCCGGGGCGGACTGGCTCGACGAACTCCGGGAGTTCATCGAGGACCCGGCCACCGTGGTCGCCAGCCCGCACAAGGTGTGGGGCCCGCAGACCAACGACGTGGTGCTGCAACTGCGCAAGCGCCGCATCACCACGGTGATCCTGTGCGGCATGCTGGCCAACATCTGCGTCGAGTCGCATCTGCGTGATCTCCTGGAGCAGGGCTTCGAGGTGACCGTGGTCCGTGATGCCACCGCCGGCCCGCGCCACCCGGTCCGAGGCGACGGGTACCAGGCCGCGCTGGTCAATTTTGCGTTCCTGGCCCACGCCGTGGTGTCCACGGACGAGGTCACCGCGAGCATGAAGAGCCGGTGATGGCCACCCTGGTCTCGGTCAACGTCGGCCTGCCCGCCGACGTCGACTGGAACGGCCGGACCGTCCACACCGCGGTGTACAAGACCCCGGTGGTCGGGCCACAGATGGTGCGCCGGCTCAACATCGACGGGGACGGCCAGGGCGATCTGGGCGGCCACGGGGGCGAACAGCGGGCGGTACTGGTCTACCAGCTGCAGTCCTATGAGTACTGGGCGCGCGTGTTGGGGCGAGATGACCTGCAGCCCGGGCACTTCGGAGAGAACTTCACCGTCGACGGGCTGCCGGATCACGAGGTCTGCATCGGCGACCGGTACCGGGTGGGCGAGGTGGTCCTGGAGGTGACGCAGCCGCGGGTCACCTGCTACCGGGTGGGACTGCGCCTGGGGGAACCGCAGATGCCGGCCCTGCTGGTCTCGCACCGGCGCCCCGGGTTCTACTGCAGGGTCATCGAGGAAGGCTCGGTTCAGGCCGGCGACGAGATCACCAGGATCGTCACCGGAC from Mycolicibacterium tokaiense includes the following:
- a CDS encoding cysteine hydrolase: MQYHPSTTAVLVIDPQNDVLSPAGRNWEVLSASITENNTVGNLVALLGAARAGGYPLVVSPHYFYPVDHAWEFNGPLETDELNSDTFARQGPLTLAGFAGSGADWLDELREFIEDPATVVASPHKVWGPQTNDVVLQLRKRRITTVILCGMLANICVESHLRDLLEQGFEVTVVRDATAGPRHPVRGDGYQAALVNFAFLAHAVVSTDEVTASMKSR